CTAGCTAAGGAGCATCTGCTTGAAGCCTTCAGGTTATCCAGTGACTTTGTGAACACGTGAGTTAATTGATCACCCCGGCTTTGTATGTCCCTTGAGGTACCCAGAGAACTTGGTGGAGGAAACAAAGTGACACCCCCATTTCaaacaataacttttattttatacttctctATACTTTGTAGCAAATCTTTTTTTGctgaatttaatttataataaactttttaaattacatctctctctttttttaaaatcaaggctCTTTTatgtcaaaatcttttttttaactatattttagaTTAACATTTAACATCCCCCCCTTGTGATCTATACCACTGGATATTCAGGTATTACTGTATGTGTAACAGCTAAAACGAGAGAGGAGGGAAAACAAAGGCAGTGGATTTGAAAGATGCATCAACAACAGCAGGTAAAGCTAACCCCTCAGTGACCTTAGCAGCATTGCTTCTCACACCTTTTACCATGATGCCAGAGTTGCCAcaaccccttcctctctccctcctaccCATAAAAAACCTAAAGCCAATAATCTGTCATTTTGCTTTCTGGAGGAGAAATGTGCAGTGGAAATGATCAAAACAAGATACTGTGGAAGAAAGACGTGAGCGTGAATTATTCACCATATGCTTCCCACGTGGACATCTCTCTTGAATTCATTCCCCTGGCCTTCTCCTCTCCTCGCTTTCCTATTAGGAGGAGCCCATCATTTTTCATGTGATTTACATGATTAATATAGTAGGTGGCCCAGGGCCGTTCCTGAGATTCttttgccaaaaaaaagaaaaattaaaaattaaaaataaaatgggggtgAGTTGCcgttttcatatttttgtgtgaAGACGGACTAAAGCTGAGGTCCGATTTTGGCTGTGCTTGCTCGCTCACTGATTGGTAACATTTGGCaaattaaaacacaagaaatcaaacgaaattagaaaaaacaaaaaaagagaatcagGATTTCCCACAATCCTAttatgagtgtttttttttcagcatcACAGAGAATCACAACGTCCCCAAAGAACGAATGGATCTTCCTCTCGATTTCCGGGAGCATGGAGTGAGTGTGGGTGGGCGCGGAGGGGAGCTGGCTTAGAAGGAGAGCCAGGTCGCTAAAGCTGCCGAGAGAGACACCAGGAGAACTGGGAGCGTCGGGAGCAGGGGCCCCGCCGCCCCGTTGCCGCTGCCGCAGAGTTCGAATAAGCTGCCTTGGATGTTGAGGTTTTTGGATTCTTTTCTCAGTTTATCCCACATATCTTTCGCCCCTTCCTGGCAATCCGTCAGGGCTGTGACCGTGCAGCTGTGGAAATCCTCCCAGTATCTGGCGAggaacagaacaaaacagaaga
Above is a genomic segment from Urocitellus parryii isolate mUroPar1 chromosome 8, mUroPar1.hap1, whole genome shotgun sequence containing:
- the Nrn1 gene encoding neuritin, which produces MGLKLNGRYISLILAVQIAYLVQAVRAAGKCDAVFKGFSDCLLKLGDSMANYPQGLDDKTNIKTVCTYWEDFHSCTVTALTDCQEGAKDMWDKLRKESKNLNIQGSLFELCGSGNGAAGPLLPTLPVLLVSLSAALATWLSF